The following are from one region of the Silene latifolia isolate original U9 population chromosome 9, ASM4854445v1, whole genome shotgun sequence genome:
- the LOC141602011 gene encoding uncharacterized protein LOC141602011, which yields MVFAKKNAKKSSKKSESKMDVVESIDTGVDIQMDDAPSTEKGADSQMVEAKPRVKRVHEITVSCRPQRLVSLIEKLNEDQVSAVKKIGFGGLLELKISSFPLAHVRLFLESFSDGSYVFRASRKKEFMIRYS from the exons atggtttttgccaagaaaaatgccaagaaatcttccaagaaatctgaatcgaag atggatgttgtagaaagtattgacacgggagttgatatccag ATGGATGATGCACCAAGTACTGAGAAGGGAGCTGATTCCCAG atggttgaggccaagccaagggtaaagagggtgcatgaaatcacggtttcgtgtcgacctcaaagacttgtctctctcattgaaaagcttaatgaggatcaggtgtccgctgttaagaaaattgggtttggtggccttttggaactcaagattagcagcttcccacttgcacacgttcgcctgttcttggagtccttctctgacgggtcatatgtgttcagggcttcGCGGAAaaaggagtttatgatca GGTACTCATGA